A DNA window from Luteibaculum oceani contains the following coding sequences:
- a CDS encoding tetratricopeptide repeat protein, giving the protein MKVRNFLNSSSLSIWFLAMWAAVIIVRLFEAISIVESGAIGSVFNLFILSFWNDLLFVLLTTILMAIPLFLVESLIPRLSSKVLRFLGVSLILVVSLCTFYFIRNHQFIHFTEIRELGGETLTIADFFKPIFTFYNFVIFFFATAVFSLLSLRRSNFRNGKALLTYGAMTVVLMFVVDNLNSRAASYSMAANKGVAFVEKSGTALHMVVETSKQNGVELLTQKASLGDGFSDLSVFSENKTEDLPTPSIKGSLGEVDNEIIAYVKENNLAGKSSGSLYKLSREKAYDKNFFEAEKLARYLLYRESESADYNLNLTQILAWQNNFAEAIEQGEKTLMLAPNYTDAYLVLADIHYWNGNKPKAIHILDSGIKFVDNPEPLYDKKTFLLNK; this is encoded by the coding sequence ATGAAAGTGCGTAATTTCCTCAATTCATCTAGTCTTTCGATTTGGTTTTTGGCCATGTGGGCGGCTGTAATCATTGTTAGATTATTTGAAGCCATTTCTATTGTCGAGAGTGGTGCAATTGGCAGTGTGTTCAACTTGTTTATTCTGAGTTTCTGGAATGATTTGTTGTTCGTTTTGTTAACTACGATCTTAATGGCAATACCCCTATTTTTAGTTGAATCATTGATCCCAAGGTTAAGCTCTAAGGTGCTTAGGTTTTTAGGGGTTTCATTAATACTGGTTGTTTCTCTTTGTACATTCTATTTTATTCGTAATCACCAGTTTATTCACTTTACAGAAATTAGAGAATTAGGTGGTGAGACCTTAACTATTGCCGATTTCTTTAAACCAATTTTCACCTTCTATAACTTCGTTATCTTTTTCTTTGCTACTGCGGTTTTTTCCTTGCTTAGTCTCAGAAGAAGCAATTTTAGAAACGGTAAAGCACTGTTAACCTATGGCGCGATGACTGTGGTGCTAATGTTTGTGGTAGACAACCTAAATTCTAGGGCGGCAAGCTATTCTATGGCCGCTAACAAGGGTGTAGCCTTTGTTGAGAAGTCAGGTACAGCATTGCACATGGTTGTTGAGACTTCAAAACAAAATGGAGTGGAATTACTTACCCAGAAAGCAAGTTTAGGAGATGGATTCTCAGATTTATCGGTTTTTTCTGAGAATAAAACTGAAGACTTACCAACTCCAAGCATTAAAGGGAGTTTAGGAGAAGTTGACAACGAGATTATCGCTTACGTTAAGGAAAATAATTTGGCGGGAAAATCCTCAGGATCGTTGTACAAACTATCGAGGGAAAAGGCCTATGACAAGAACTTTTTTGAGGCCGAGAAGCTTGCGAGATATCTTCTTTATCGGGAGTCGGAAAGTGCAGACTATAATTTAAATCTAACCCAAATATTAGCCTGGCAAAACAACTTTGCAGAAGCCATTGAACAAGGGGAAAAAACATTAATGCTTGCCCCGAATTATACCGATGCATACTTGGTTTTAGCTGATATTCATTATTGGAATGGAAATAAACCAAAAGCAATTCATATTTTAGATTCCGGAATCAAATTCGTAGATAATCCGGAACCTCTGTATGACAAAAAGACCTTCCTCCTCAATAAGTAA
- a CDS encoding YaiO family outer membrane beta-barrel protein → MTKRPSSSISKSWNLTVGLTLCFIILALTGLKAQDGKDRLANRYFEISKTYAYAKTYDSAFVYLNRALNLSPSNLEMRTFKARLHGFTGNFDEGIEVAKGVLRDDHRYVPAYLCLSDLFIWADNKPQALNTVKNGLYFSASNVELLEKKALLEYELGQAAESAETAEKLLYYDPSNDTGQKLRSSLKKEIKRNDAGIIYNLDSYENILGNANALSYYYTRKTGTGPLTIRLNQAIRQGKTGFQLEADWYPRLTKRSYLYLNAGFSASDLFPPLRLGAEYYYNFEKAWEGSIGFRYLQFNQEIRPVLLTGQLGKYFGSNWISGRMFLGFTGVPKVTRSYVFLFRHYYKNPEQWLGLTVAFGFVPEIGTFQNTTNIGIDPESGLPIYLNRTRRIGVSYQQPFNKSWWARLTIGAGQQEMQDFPGIYDDFFWGSIQINHSF, encoded by the coding sequence ATGACAAAAAGACCTTCCTCCTCAATAAGTAAATCTTGGAATCTAACTGTAGGACTTACGCTATGCTTTATAATCCTAGCACTAACTGGGCTTAAAGCGCAAGATGGAAAAGACCGTTTAGCCAATAGGTATTTTGAGATTTCCAAAACTTATGCCTACGCCAAAACTTACGATTCGGCTTTTGTATATCTCAATCGCGCTTTAAACTTAAGTCCTAGCAATCTTGAAATGCGAACCTTTAAGGCTAGGTTACATGGTTTCACAGGTAATTTTGATGAGGGTATTGAAGTAGCAAAGGGTGTGCTTCGAGATGATCACCGCTATGTACCTGCATACTTATGTCTATCCGACCTTTTTATTTGGGCTGATAATAAGCCCCAGGCTTTAAATACCGTTAAAAATGGCCTTTATTTCTCTGCGTCAAACGTGGAGCTTTTAGAGAAAAAGGCTTTGTTGGAGTACGAATTAGGTCAGGCTGCAGAATCGGCAGAGACGGCTGAAAAATTACTTTATTACGATCCAAGTAATGACACGGGACAGAAACTAAGATCAAGTTTAAAAAAGGAGATTAAACGAAATGACGCTGGGATAATCTACAATTTAGATTCTTATGAGAATATACTAGGAAACGCCAATGCCCTCTCCTACTACTACACACGAAAAACTGGGACAGGTCCACTTACCATTCGTTTAAATCAAGCAATTCGTCAAGGAAAAACAGGGTTTCAATTAGAAGCCGACTGGTATCCACGACTAACCAAAAGGTCGTATCTGTACTTAAATGCAGGATTTTCTGCCTCCGATCTATTTCCGCCACTTCGCTTGGGTGCAGAGTACTATTACAACTTCGAAAAAGCTTGGGAAGGGTCTATCGGGTTTAGATATCTTCAGTTTAATCAAGAAATTAGACCAGTTCTACTTACTGGGCAATTGGGGAAGTATTTCGGAAGCAATTGGATTAGCGGTAGAATGTTCCTAGGGTTTACGGGGGTACCGAAAGTAACACGTTCGTACGTATTCTTATTCCGACACTATTATAAGAATCCAGAGCAATGGTTGGGGCTAACCGTTGCATTTGGGTTTGTTCCTGAAATCGGCACCTTCCAAAATACAACCAATATTGGTATTGATCCGGAGTCTGGACTTCCTATATACTTAAATAGAACTCGAAGAATTGGGGTTTCCTATCAGCAGCCGTTTAACAAGAGTTGGTGGGCAAGGTTAACTATTGGTGCCGGTCAGCAGGAAATGCAGGATTTTCCTGGGATCTACGATGACTTTTTCTGGGGTTCAATTCAAATAAACCACAGCTTTTAA
- a CDS encoding pseudouridine synthase, whose amino-acid sequence MFKYYVINKPFDVLTGFTSEKGVRNLSELFNFPKDVYPVGRLDKDSEGLLVLTNDPSLNKLLLDSPKSPKKEYTVQVDGAMTYDAVNLLKKGVTIRIKGREYLVTAKGAELTSEPDWIWERNPPVRFRKAIPTSWLKIELNQGKNRQVRRMTAAVGHPTLRLIRSAIGNLRIEDVNTTTEFSKKDLLNALGI is encoded by the coding sequence ATGTTCAAATACTACGTGATAAATAAACCCTTTGATGTTTTAACGGGATTTACCTCCGAGAAAGGTGTGCGCAATTTAAGCGAGTTATTCAATTTTCCTAAGGATGTATATCCTGTTGGCAGGTTGGATAAAGATTCGGAAGGTTTACTTGTTTTAACCAACGATCCTAGTTTGAATAAATTGTTATTGGATTCTCCAAAGTCCCCCAAGAAAGAGTACACTGTGCAAGTGGATGGAGCGATGACCTATGATGCTGTCAACCTACTAAAAAAAGGAGTAACTATCCGGATAAAGGGTCGGGAATATTTGGTTACAGCCAAAGGTGCAGAACTTACTTCAGAACCCGATTGGATATGGGAACGAAATCCACCCGTAAGATTCAGAAAAGCTATTCCCACCTCCTGGCTTAAAATTGAACTAAATCAGGGGAAAAACCGGCAAGTAAGAAGAATGACAGCGGCAGTGGGACATCCAACACTGAGGTTGATTAGATCTGCCATTGGAAATTTAAGAATCGAAGATGTAAATACTACGACAGAATTTAGCAAAAAGGATCTTTTAAATGCGCTAGGCATTTAA
- a CDS encoding zinc metalloprotease, protein MTINLKKLSLYSLIALITIIVSCDKTNLGPSSTNQSAGKFANEILSDSKYKKLVLEVLYPEGFSPNQQSLNNLTDFINQFANKPDGITVKERVIPAFSKSELTVTDIKNFEDKQRGEYPSGDKLSIFVLFTNTGYSEDTENAKVLGIAYRSTSICLFQKTIQDNSSSSVLDQKPSKTTLETTVLNHELGHLFGLVNNGTDMVDDHQDREHGAHCTTEDCLMFFQAETSANLGNLMGGNIPQLDAFCRNDISANGGK, encoded by the coding sequence ATGACCATTAATTTAAAAAAACTCTCTCTTTACAGCTTAATCGCACTAATAACTATCATAGTTTCTTGTGATAAAACCAATTTGGGCCCAAGCAGTACCAACCAGTCTGCTGGTAAATTCGCCAATGAAATTCTAAGCGATAGTAAATACAAAAAATTGGTTCTGGAAGTGCTTTATCCAGAAGGCTTTTCTCCTAACCAACAAAGTCTTAACAACCTTACAGACTTCATTAATCAGTTTGCGAACAAACCAGATGGCATTACGGTAAAAGAACGAGTTATTCCCGCTTTCAGTAAAAGTGAATTAACTGTTACGGATATCAAAAATTTCGAGGATAAACAACGTGGTGAATATCCTTCGGGAGATAAACTCAGCATTTTTGTATTGTTCACAAATACGGGTTACTCAGAAGACACCGAAAATGCAAAAGTACTTGGAATAGCCTACAGGTCTACCTCAATTTGCTTGTTCCAAAAGACAATTCAGGACAATAGCAGTTCTTCAGTACTAGATCAAAAACCGTCTAAAACCACACTTGAAACAACAGTTTTAAATCACGAGTTGGGCCATTTGTTTGGGCTGGTAAACAATGGAACGGACATGGTAGATGATCATCAGGATAGAGAGCATGGAGCTCATTGTACGACTGAAGACTGCCTCATGTTCTTCCAAGCAGAAACATCGGCAAACCTAGGCAACCTAATGGGAGGAAACATCCCACAATTAGATGCTTTTTGTAGAAACGACATTTCCGCAAACGGAGGTAAATAA
- a CDS encoding arsenate reductase family protein, which yields MHFSHDELVLIYNGEDPRDKRTLAYATSMAPKVNKQELSSVRVSSTLFEKALDQLGMTAKEVINKANEDYQRELRGKEMSNEEWFNHILKNPKLLKAPIALYKGRGGLCNSEADILKLKSAG from the coding sequence ATGCATTTTAGTCACGATGAATTGGTACTAATATACAATGGAGAAGATCCACGAGATAAAAGAACCTTGGCATACGCAACAAGCATGGCGCCCAAAGTTAATAAACAAGAATTATCTTCAGTACGTGTCTCTTCCACTCTTTTTGAAAAAGCATTAGATCAGCTAGGGATGACCGCCAAGGAAGTTATTAACAAGGCTAATGAAGACTACCAGCGGGAACTAAGGGGTAAGGAAATGTCTAACGAAGAGTGGTTTAATCACATTTTAAAGAACCCTAAATTACTTAAAGCACCCATAGCATTATATAAAGGAAGAGGGGGTTTATGTAATTCTGAGGCGGATATTTTAAAACTAAAATCCGCAGGCTAA
- a CDS encoding tetratricopeptide repeat protein, translated as MGKFNKEIKLVISIALTVWAVAQFAEGNIGYGILLVLAAAIVILLIFRNERILMAFYHLRKNDMDKAAQSIEKIKHPEKLVKSQEAYYYFLQGLLHSQSKGIGKAEKYFVKALNTGLRMKHDQAMAKLNLAGIYAAKRRKREALNYLNQAKKLDEKKLLSDQIKMLQSQMGRI; from the coding sequence ATGGGGAAGTTCAACAAGGAAATCAAATTAGTAATTAGTATAGCTTTAACTGTTTGGGCAGTTGCACAATTTGCCGAGGGAAACATTGGTTATGGTATTCTGTTAGTTCTAGCGGCTGCTATTGTTATTCTTTTGATTTTTAGAAATGAGCGAATTCTAATGGCTTTTTATCACTTGCGTAAAAACGACATGGACAAGGCCGCTCAATCGATTGAAAAAATTAAGCACCCTGAGAAATTAGTTAAGTCTCAAGAAGCGTATTACTATTTTTTACAAGGATTACTGCACTCGCAATCTAAAGGTATAGGCAAGGCCGAGAAATACTTTGTGAAAGCGTTAAATACAGGGCTTAGAATGAAGCATGACCAGGCGATGGCAAAGCTAAACCTTGCTGGAATTTATGCAGCCAAAAGAAGAAAAAGAGAGGCGCTTAACTACTTAAATCAAGCTAAGAAACTTGATGAGAAAAAGCTGCTATCCGATCAAATAAAGATGCTCCAAAGCCAAATGGGCAGAATTTAA
- a CDS encoding endonuclease MutS2: protein MKISDKALQELGFDNIQKEISTICSFQRSKDLALKLRPFKNKVAFKKELDCCSEILSFEIQGQSIPSFFVGEIEEGLAQLKIPEYQVSAEHFLGFADTASTLLRTQKFIKSRVDFFPNLHEKIGAISVEKFIIDQINNVFDKSGEVKSSASEELGRIRQLLASKKQEFNRLFQQALLKAGGSDSLAETKESIWDGKRVLAIKSEQKKFVKGRFQGISKTGKITYLEPEETIEVTNELRFLEAKEQNEIARILFQLSEDIRPFREDLISYHKLLSWLDLCCSKARLGKKIGGIFPNIDLKSCDIDLRNVYHPVLLMKSGKSNVVPQSLKLDQKNRFLVISGPNAGGKSISLKTIGLNQIMAQSAIPIPVDEGSKLGWFGEILTDIGDNQSIENELSTYSYRLKQIKHFLENANSKSLVLIDEFGSGSDPELGGALAEVCLKELYKRKSYAVITTHYGNIKVLVDQLPEARNASMIFDLKELSPTYKLSVGNAGSSFTFEVAEKLGLDKKILNQARQKVNRKKIELDESLAKAQAYESELKELKKKYAEATQIKSKATRDFEDRSEYYEKQYQQLQDLLQKSDKEISLGRRLKTYISTYPGPNKDGEWYETLVKYILKEQAKLKQELKSQKPKTPPKEEKTKKETEFSGHLLKRARKNKSEKPTEIAKPKEIKVGSKVSVLGSATKGRVTKIEGKKAFVEIGGFATKVALENLTAI from the coding sequence ATGAAGATAAGCGATAAGGCACTTCAAGAACTCGGTTTTGATAACATCCAGAAGGAAATCTCTACTATTTGTTCCTTCCAAAGATCTAAGGACTTAGCCTTAAAATTAAGACCATTCAAAAATAAAGTAGCCTTTAAAAAGGAGCTCGACTGTTGCTCGGAGATCCTTTCCTTTGAAATTCAAGGCCAATCTATCCCCTCCTTTTTTGTTGGAGAAATAGAAGAAGGATTAGCCCAACTTAAAATACCTGAATATCAGGTTTCTGCAGAACATTTCCTAGGTTTTGCCGACACGGCTTCTACCCTGCTTCGAACTCAAAAATTTATAAAGTCCCGAGTCGATTTCTTTCCCAATCTCCACGAAAAAATAGGTGCTATTTCGGTTGAGAAATTCATTATTGACCAGATTAACAATGTTTTTGACAAATCTGGCGAGGTAAAGTCATCTGCAAGTGAAGAACTGGGAAGGATAAGACAATTACTTGCCTCTAAAAAACAAGAATTCAACCGGTTGTTTCAGCAAGCCTTGCTTAAGGCCGGAGGTTCGGACTCACTTGCGGAAACAAAAGAGTCTATTTGGGATGGAAAGCGTGTGCTGGCTATTAAAAGTGAACAAAAGAAGTTTGTTAAAGGAAGGTTCCAAGGGATTTCTAAAACGGGTAAAATTACCTATTTAGAACCCGAAGAAACCATTGAGGTTACCAACGAACTTAGGTTTCTAGAAGCCAAGGAGCAGAATGAAATTGCTCGTATTTTATTTCAACTATCCGAAGACATAAGACCCTTTAGAGAGGATTTAATAAGCTATCATAAACTGCTGTCTTGGTTGGATTTATGTTGTTCTAAAGCTAGGCTAGGCAAAAAGATAGGTGGCATTTTTCCGAATATAGATCTCAAATCTTGCGATATAGATTTACGCAATGTGTACCATCCCGTATTACTTATGAAATCGGGTAAATCTAATGTGGTGCCCCAAAGTTTAAAGCTGGATCAAAAAAATAGGTTTTTGGTTATCAGTGGGCCTAACGCTGGTGGAAAAAGTATCAGCTTGAAAACTATTGGTCTTAACCAAATTATGGCACAATCTGCCATCCCCATACCGGTTGATGAAGGCTCGAAACTGGGTTGGTTCGGAGAAATTTTAACAGATATAGGTGATAATCAAAGCATTGAGAACGAACTTAGTACCTATTCATATCGCCTAAAGCAGATTAAGCATTTCTTGGAAAATGCAAATAGCAAATCTTTGGTATTGATTGATGAGTTTGGGTCGGGTTCTGACCCAGAACTCGGTGGTGCATTGGCAGAAGTATGTTTAAAAGAGCTTTACAAGCGAAAATCTTATGCGGTCATCACAACCCACTACGGGAATATAAAAGTATTGGTAGATCAGCTCCCTGAGGCAAGAAATGCCTCCATGATATTTGATTTAAAGGAGTTGAGCCCTACTTATAAGTTGTCTGTTGGTAACGCAGGAAGTTCTTTCACCTTTGAAGTGGCTGAAAAATTAGGTTTGGACAAAAAGATTCTTAATCAAGCGCGCCAGAAGGTTAACCGAAAAAAGATTGAACTTGATGAAAGTTTAGCCAAGGCGCAAGCATACGAAAGCGAATTAAAGGAGCTTAAAAAGAAATATGCCGAAGCGACTCAAATTAAATCTAAGGCTACGAGAGATTTTGAGGACAGGTCGGAATATTACGAAAAGCAATACCAGCAGCTTCAAGATTTACTTCAAAAGTCTGATAAGGAAATTTCCCTTGGAAGAAGGCTCAAAACCTATATTTCTACCTATCCTGGGCCAAACAAAGATGGCGAATGGTACGAAACCTTGGTAAAATACATTCTAAAAGAGCAAGCAAAGCTTAAACAAGAATTAAAGAGTCAGAAGCCGAAAACTCCTCCTAAAGAGGAAAAGACTAAAAAGGAAACAGAATTTTCTGGGCATTTATTAAAGCGAGCACGCAAGAACAAATCAGAAAAACCTACAGAGATAGCCAAGCCTAAAGAAATTAAGGTAGGAAGTAAGGTAAGTGTTTTGGGCAGTGCTACAAAGGGAAGGGTGACAAAAATAGAAGGGAAAAAGGCCTTCGTAGAAATCGGTGGATTCGCAACCAAGGTAGCACTAGAAAATCTAACAGCAATCTAG
- a CDS encoding sigma 54-interacting transcriptional regulator, whose translation MDINKIKTLGELKKAGYQYKSIRDEIRANLIACYQDGKPKFEGIHGYEDSVLPQIENALLAGHTINLLGLRGQAKTKIARSLTQFLDPYIPVIKGSPLNEDPLNPVTQWAQNQIQEKGDKLEIQWLEAEKRYVEKLATPDVTIGDLIGDIDPIKAANLKLSFADEEAIHYGLVPQSNRCIFVINELPDLQARIQVALFNVLQESDVQIRGFSLRIPVDAFFIFTANPEDYTNRGSIITPLKDRIQSQILTHYPNDIEIGKRITQQEAKIPKEVGQKIYVGNLIADLVEQIAVEARQSEFIDTKSGVSARLTISAYETSVFNAYRRLISNKSKTGLVRVSDLFLITSAINGKVELVYEGEQEGAQGVSIQLIAAAIRTIAPKYFPGLEKKKGQESKYQSIIDWFGSNSLELNFEDDEKLYQSKLNAVTGLKEAVSDLFADSDKNEKLLLMELLLHGLSQYSQLDAKLIGASTFKFSDMLSGYFNLDQGQVN comes from the coding sequence ATGGATATCAATAAAATAAAGACGCTAGGCGAGCTTAAAAAAGCTGGATATCAATACAAATCCATAAGAGACGAAATAAGGGCTAACCTAATCGCTTGTTATCAGGACGGAAAACCAAAGTTTGAAGGAATTCATGGTTACGAGGATAGCGTACTACCACAAATCGAAAACGCTTTATTGGCTGGACATACCATTAACTTGTTAGGTCTTAGAGGACAAGCTAAAACCAAAATTGCAAGATCACTTACACAATTTTTAGATCCATATATCCCTGTAATTAAAGGGTCTCCATTAAATGAAGATCCGCTTAACCCAGTTACTCAGTGGGCTCAAAATCAAATACAGGAAAAAGGTGATAAGCTGGAAATACAGTGGTTGGAAGCTGAAAAGCGATATGTAGAGAAGCTAGCAACTCCTGACGTTACTATTGGCGACCTAATAGGGGATATCGACCCCATAAAAGCGGCCAATCTTAAATTATCTTTTGCAGATGAGGAGGCCATTCACTACGGACTGGTTCCCCAATCGAACAGATGTATTTTTGTAATTAATGAATTGCCAGATTTACAGGCTAGAATTCAGGTAGCGTTATTTAATGTCCTTCAGGAGAGCGATGTTCAAATCAGAGGTTTTTCCCTTCGGATACCTGTTGATGCCTTTTTTATTTTTACCGCCAATCCAGAAGACTACACTAATCGAGGGAGCATTATAACACCTTTAAAGGACAGAATTCAAAGCCAAATTTTAACACATTATCCAAACGATATTGAAATTGGCAAACGAATTACCCAACAGGAAGCAAAAATCCCAAAAGAAGTTGGCCAGAAAATATATGTAGGAAACCTTATCGCAGATCTCGTAGAACAAATAGCTGTTGAAGCTAGGCAAAGTGAATTTATTGACACGAAAAGTGGAGTATCTGCACGATTAACCATCTCCGCTTATGAAACCTCGGTGTTTAATGCATACAGAAGGTTAATATCCAATAAATCTAAAACAGGACTGGTTAGAGTATCGGACCTTTTTCTAATAACATCAGCCATAAATGGAAAGGTGGAATTAGTATATGAGGGAGAACAGGAGGGGGCTCAGGGAGTTTCCATTCAACTAATAGCGGCGGCCATCAGAACCATTGCACCGAAGTATTTTCCAGGATTAGAAAAGAAGAAAGGCCAGGAGTCTAAATATCAGAGTATTATCGACTGGTTTGGTTCCAATTCATTGGAGTTAAATTTTGAGGATGACGAAAAGTTATATCAAAGTAAATTAAACGCAGTAACTGGATTGAAAGAGGCGGTTTCTGATTTATTTGCAGATAGCGATAAAAACGAAAAGCTACTGCTGATGGAATTATTACTCCATGGCTTATCACAGTATTCACAGTTGGATGCCAAATTAATTGGAGCAAGTACGTTTAAATTCAGTGATATGCTTTCGGGCTATTTTAATCTTGATCAAGGGCAGGTGAATTAA